ATGACACCCTAGCGAGCGCCCGGAATTCGGCCTTCGCCAGCTCCGTCTCCAGCCGGCTGGGGAACGAGCCGCGTCCGGTTGCTGCGGCACCGAAGCCGCAGGGACGGCTGGCGTGTGCCTCTCTGCCTGGACGGGGAGCACCGGAAGGAATCGAAGCGTGATCGAGTGGGTGTCACTCAGCACCGGGGCCCGGCCCGTCCCCCGCCCCGCGCCGACACCGCTGGTGTGGGCCGCGGCCTTCGGCGGCGCGCTGCTGCTGGTGGCACTCCTCAACGCTCTTGCCGGTACGGACCGGCCCTCGCTCGCCCTGGCCGGACTCTCCCTGCTGGCCGCGCTGCTGGGCTTGTGCGCACGCTTCACCGCGGCCCCCGGCACAGCCGTACTGTGCTGGCTCTTCCTCAACGGCTTCGCCATCCCGCCCGCCGGCACCCTCACCTGGGCCGGGCAACGCGACACGCTCTGGCTCACCTGCCTGCTCGCCGCAACCCTCATCGGCACGGTACTGGCCCGCCTGACCCACGCCCGTGCGGCCTACCGTCGCGTCACGGCAGGCATCGGCCCCGCCGCAACAGAACCGGACCATGAACCGCGCGGCTACTGAAGCTCAAGGGGCACAGCTACGCGGGGGTCTGTCAAAAGAGCGGCTCTGTCCCGATTACGGGACAGAGCCAACGTTTTACAGTCCCGCCCGGAATGCTTGTGCCTCTGTCGGTGCGGTTGCCCGTCGTCTGGTCGACCGACGGGCGCACGATGCGCTGCCATCCGCGGTCCGGGAGTTCCTGTTGGAGCAGCTCGAGCACCGCGACGACCACAGGTGCGCCGGACCCGCCGGGCCCACGGCCGGCTCCTGGCCGGCGAGGGCCACGACGAGGAGGCCATCGAGGTATTGAGGAGGCCGGGGTGGCCTGGTAGGCGACCCGCCATGAGGGTCAACGCCTGTTCCTGGAGCGAAGCGCTCGTCGCTGGGACTGGCTCTTCCACCGCAGACGCCGGGCGCTGCACTGAAGCCATCACCACCTGGGCTCTTCGAGCCTTTGGTGCTATCATCTTTGGCACCATGTTGCTAAGGCTGAACACTGCGGACAATCGCCCCCTGCATGAGCAGGTGGCGGGTGCGATCCGACGTGCCATTGCTGAGGGGGAGTGTGAGCCGGGTGATCGGCTTCCCCCAGCACGGGACCTCTCCCAGGCGCTGGGAATCAACGTGAATACGGTGCTGCGTGGTCTTCGAGCGCTGCGTGACGAGGGAGTGCTGGAGTTCCGGCGCGGCAGAGGCGTGACGGTGGCCCATGGGGCGGCTGAACGCTCGGCGTTGCTGGATCGCGTCCGTGATGTCGTGGCCGACGCGGCGCGCCTCGGATACAGCAAGAACGATCTCATCGACATGATCAGGGGGATTTCGTGACCGACCGTGCGGGACGCAGGAGCGCTGCGGCGTGGGGTGTCACCGGCTGGGTGTTAGGGATCCTGGCGTTGCTGGTGGCGTTGCCCCTTGTCGCCGACAGCCGGCTTCCGAACCGGCTGGCGACGCACTGGGACGCCGGCTCGGGCAAGCCCGACAGTTCAATGCCTTTGTGGGCCGCGTCGCTCTTCCCGGCGCTGATCTGGGGGGTGGCAGCGGCGCTTGTGGCACTGGTGTGGTGGCGGGCCCGTGTCACTTCGAGTGGCGGAGTAGGGGGGTGGGTCGGCGCGACGCTCGGGTTCGGGGGTGTGATGCTCCTGGGCGGCCAGGCGTCTATCGTGCGGGCGAATCTGGACCATGCGGACTGGCGCGAGGCGGACTCGGTGACGGTCTCTGTCGTCGTGACGCTCGTAGCGGCTGTTGGCGTGGGCGCGGCCGCCTTGCTGGCCAGTCGCCGCACTCCGGCCGTGGTGCCGACAGGAGGTGGACCGACCATGGAGATTCCCGCAGGAGAGCGCTTCGTGTGGCTCTCCCGCACGTCCAACCCCTGGCTCCATGCGACAGCCGCCGTGACAGGTGTCGTAGCAGTGGCCGCCATCGTAGCGGGACTGGGGGGTTTGATGGGGGCTGAGGCTGCACTGCTGGCCGGGCCGTTCGCTCTGGCCTCTGTCCTGGTGCTCGGCTTCGCCTCGGTGCAGGCACGGGTCAGTGAGCGAGGTCTGGAGGTGGCCTTCGGGCCGCTGGGCTGGCCGGCGCGACGTTGGGCGGCCGATGGCATTGCCTCTGCCCGCGTCGAGACACGTACGCCTTCCCAGGTCGGTGGCTGGGGATACCGGCTGAGCGGGCTGGGCACAACTGTGATGCTGCGCAGCGGTGAGTGTCTGGTAATCCGCACCCACAATGGCAAGGACTTTGCGGTCAGTGTCGATGATGCCGAGCGCGGAGCTGCCCTCCTTAACTCCTTGAACGCTCAACGTTCAAGTTGATAGCCGGTCCTGGCCAGGTGATCCCCCGCACCTGGCCAGGACCCTTTCTGAGCGATCGCCCCTACCCCGCTCTCTGGCGACGAGTCAAGCGAAATTTCAAGTCCGCAACCGCTGTTCGGCCACTGAAGCGGGAGAACTCTGGGGGCGGTATTCGGTCAAGCTGTTACTGATCGCTGCCAGTGCTTGTGCGGTACTGATCAAATATGTGAGGCTCTCGATCGCGCACCGGGGGGTATGCGTGTCGACCGCACGCATGTGGGCCCCTCGGGCATTCCATCGATTCGAGGGGAACGAGTTGAACATCAAACAGCGGGGAATCCTAGGTGTGGCCGGCCTTACTGCAGCGGCCCTGTGCGTGGCTGCCGCACCGATGGCAACCGCAGACACCTTCGGTGCATCCGACAGAACGGCCGTCGCCGCGCCCGCAGTATCCGCCAAGACCGACGGTGAGAACGTCTTCCGCGGACTCTTCTTCGCCCAGGGCCAGGTGGGCAAGGACCTCTCCAAGCTGGAGCTGTTCTCCGAGGCCCGCAAGCACGTCGACAACGACACACCGGAGGAGATCCGTGCCTCCAACGTGGTGATCGAGCTGATCAACAAGCGGTCCCCGAGCTTCTTCGCCGACCTCAGCGAGAAGGCCCGCAGCGGTGACCCGCGCCAGGTCGAGAAGGCCGTCACCGACGCCCAGAACATGCTGCTGGCCGTCGCCAAGGACAACAAGTCGGCCACTCCCGTCGAGGACGGGCAGCTCTGCGGCGTCACCGTCGCGGTCGGCGCAGCAGTCGTGCATGTCGCGGCCGTGTTCACGGCAGCCGGCGCTGCCGTCACGGTCACCGTCGCCGTAGGCGCGAACTTCGTGAAGGCCAAGAACTGGTTCTGGAGCGCGGAGCCCACTACGGGTGACGACACGCCGCTGTCGCACGACGAGGCCGTCGCGCAGGTCACGAAGGCGCTCAACGCCGCCTAATGCACAGCGGGCGCGGGGAGGCTGCAGACTCCCCGCGCCCGGCTCGCCCTTCCGCCGCTCCACACGGGCAGGGACCCAAACATCACCATGAAGACTAAACTCCGCTCCTTCTATGCCAAATTCACCCGCACGGGAAATGGGCAAGTCTCCGTCTCGCGGAAATCAGTGATAATTGTCTGCACTGTGTGGGCAGTTGTAGTCGTGTACGTCGCGCAAGTTCAGCTACCGAAAAATGTGATCACGCTGCCCGGCCAAAAGGCAGCCAGGCACACCGTGGCGAACATGGCCCCCCAAGGATGGGCCTTCTTTACCAAGTCACCGCGGGATCCCGAAATGGTCCCATACCAGAGAACCCCAGGTAAGTGGAAGCCTCTTTCCCTGACGCCGCACTCCTCTCCCCGCAACGCCTTCGGGCTCGATCGCGAATCGCGTGCCCAAGGAGTAGAGATTGCACTCCTGCTGTCGGCAGCGCAGAAAAAGGACTGGCGTGAGTGCACAAGCAGCAGACAGAGCTGTCTGAGCGACTTCGGGCCACCGGTACGTCGGATCGCGAACCGGTCTCCGGAACCGACTCTGTGCGGGACTGTCGGCCTCCTGCAGGAGAAACCCACACCCTGGGCCTGGCGCGACCTCGTCCCCGAGTCACACAGCCCTGAGCAGGTCATGGTTCTGGAGGTGACGTGCTGATGCGCCAACGCGCCTTCCCCCTTCCTTGGGCAGCCGGCTACGGCCTAGCCCGTACCCTCCTCGCCCTGGGCACTCTGGGCACGTTGGCGTTCAGCGATGCAGCGACCCTCTTCCGGGAAGTCGCCACAGTCGGCCGCTACCCCTTGTGCCAGGGCGTCAACTCAGGCGGAGCCTTCTGCCTGGTGTCGTCGCAGCACTACGACACGATGCGA
The genomic region above belongs to Streptomyces coeruleorubidus and contains:
- a CDS encoding GntR family transcriptional regulator; translated protein: MLLRLNTADNRPLHEQVAGAIRRAIAEGECEPGDRLPPARDLSQALGINVNTVLRGLRALRDEGVLEFRRGRGVTVAHGAAERSALLDRVRDVVADAARLGYSKNDLIDMIRGIS
- a CDS encoding DUF1648 domain-containing protein, with product MTDRAGRRSAAAWGVTGWVLGILALLVALPLVADSRLPNRLATHWDAGSGKPDSSMPLWAASLFPALIWGVAAALVALVWWRARVTSSGGVGGWVGATLGFGGVMLLGGQASIVRANLDHADWREADSVTVSVVVTLVAAVGVGAAALLASRRTPAVVPTGGGPTMEIPAGERFVWLSRTSNPWLHATAAVTGVVAVAAIVAGLGGLMGAEAALLAGPFALASVLVLGFASVQARVSERGLEVAFGPLGWPARRWAADGIASARVETRTPSQVGGWGYRLSGLGTTVMLRSGECLVIRTHNGKDFAVSVDDAERGAALLNSLNAQRSS
- a CDS encoding sporulation delaying protein family toxin; translated protein: MATADTFGASDRTAVAAPAVSAKTDGENVFRGLFFAQGQVGKDLSKLELFSEARKHVDNDTPEEIRASNVVIELINKRSPSFFADLSEKARSGDPRQVEKAVTDAQNMLLAVAKDNKSATPVEDGQLCGVTVAVGAAVVHVAAVFTAAGAAVTVTVAVGANFVKAKNWFWSAEPTTGDDTPLSHDEAVAQVTKALNAA
- a CDS encoding SdpA family antimicrobial peptide system protein, yielding MKTKLRSFYAKFTRTGNGQVSVSRKSVIIVCTVWAVVVVYVAQVQLPKNVITLPGQKAARHTVANMAPQGWAFFTKSPRDPEMVPYQRTPGKWKPLSLTPHSSPRNAFGLDRESRAQGVEIALLLSAAQKKDWRECTSSRQSCLSDFGPPVRRIANRSPEPTLCGTVGLLQEKPTPWAWRDLVPESHSPEQVMVLEVTC